The following proteins are encoded in a genomic region of Peromyscus eremicus chromosome 14, PerEre_H2_v1, whole genome shotgun sequence:
- the LOC131924650 gene encoding disintegrin and metalloproteinase domain-containing protein 21-like, whose protein sequence is MRVTLLLLCLKVFLSPIDLSQTGSTQYLSSPEVVIPLKVTSRARGTKNSGWLSYSLIFGGQRHVVHIRVKKLLVPTHFSVLTYTEEHTLLKDYPFVPSDCYYHGFVEGAPESLVALSTCSGGFQGVLQVNGFSYEIEPIRHSSTFEHLVYTVNYNKTQFPPMICGLTEKRTPYQRFGLEEAEKSAVKQNSGKSWTHTWFLELAVVVDYGFFTYSQRNLSKVREDVVLIVNMVDSMYKQLDTYVSLIGIEIWNRGNVFPVENIYQVLEDFSEWKQISLSQVPHDAAHIFIRSSFISVLGIAYVAGICHPPLDCGVENFQGDSWSLFANTVAHELGHTFGMQHDEESCTCGERGCVMSAFRVPAERFTNCSYHDFVETTLNQGTCLHNHPRPGAVFLVKRCGNGMVEKEEECDCGSIHECEQDPCCLLNCKLRPGAACAFGLCCKDCKLMLSGELCRPKVNECDLPEWCNGTSHQCPEDGYVQNGVSCGVNAYCYQKQCNNHDQQCREIFGKSARSASPNCYKEMNSQGNRFGHCGTNGTIYLKCRMSDIFCGKVQCENVENILHLQAHSVLQNIYANGATCWSTDHHLGMGVPDVGEVKDGTTCGAGKICIHKKCISLSVLSNACLPETCNRRGICNNKHHCHCDYGWSLPFCLHRGYGGSVDSGPTSPKRRVNIIELSVILTVLSILTCLLIAGLYILYH, encoded by the coding sequence ATGAGAGTCACTCTTTTGCTGCTCTGCCTTAAGGTGTTTCTGTCCCCTATCGACCTCTCACAGACTGGGTCCACTCAATACCTCAGTTCTCCAGAAGTGGTCATCCCCCTAAAGGTGACCAGCAGGGCCAGAGGTACAAAAAATTCAGGATGGCTCTCCTACAGCCTGATTTTTGGAGGCCAAAGACATGTTGTCCACATAAGAGTCAAGAAGCTGCTGGTTCCTACTCACTTCTCTGTGCTCACCTACACAGAGGAACATACCCTTCTCAAGGATTACCCCTTTGTCCCTAGTGACTGTTACTATCATGGTTTTGTAGAGGGGGCTCCTGAGTCTTTAGTTGCGTTAAGTACCTGCAGTGGGGGGTTTCAGGGAGTGTTACAAGTGAATGGCTTCTCCTATGAAATTGAACCCATCAGGCACTCCAGCACATTTGAACACCTAGTTTATACAGTAAATTATAACAAGACACAGTTTCCACCTATGATATGTGGTTTAACAGAGAAGAGAACACCATACCAACGCTTTGGACTTGAAGAAGCTGAGAAGTCAGCTGTGAAGCAAAATTCTGGAAAATCATGGACCCACACATGGTTTCTGGAGCTGGCTGTAGTGGTAGACTATGGTTTCTTCACTTACTCTCAACGCAATTTGTCAAAGGTGCGAGAAGATGTAGTTCTCATTGTTAACATGGTGGATTCCATGTACAAGCAGCTGGATACCTATGTGTCTTTGATTGGCATTGAGATTTGGAATCGAGGAAATGTTTTCCCAGTGGAAAACATTTATCAGGTCTTAGAAGATTTTTCTGAGTGGAAACAAATCAGTCTTTCTCAGGTACCTCACGATGCTGCCCACATTTTCATCAGAAGCTCATTTATAAGTGTACTTGGTATAGCCTATGTGGCAGGAATATGTCATCCTCCACTTGACTGTGGGGTTGAAAATTTCCAAGGAGACTCCTGGTCTCTTTTTGCCAACACCGTGGCCCATGAGTTAGGTCATACTTTTGGTATGCAGCATGATGAAGAATcctgtacttgtggggaaagaGGTTGTGTCATGAGTGCCTTCAGAGTACCAGCGGAGAGATTCACCAACTGTAGCTACCACGATTTTGTGGAGACTACTTTAAACCAAGGAACTTGTTTGCACAATCATCCAAGACCAGGGGCAGTCTTTCTGGTGAAGCGCTGTGGGAATGGTATGGTTGAGAAAGAAGAGGAGTGTGACTGTGGATCTATACATGAGTGTGAACAGGACCCCTGTTGTTTGTTGAACTGTAAACTGAGGCCTGGGGCTGCATGTGCTTTTGGGCTTTGTTGCAAAGACTGCAAACTCATGCTATCAggggaactctgtagaccaaaggTCAATGAATGTGACCTTCCAGAATGGTGCAATGGAACATCCCACCAGTGCCCAGAAGATGGCTATGTACAGAATGGGGTCTCCTGTGGTGTCAATGCCTACTGCTATCAAAAGCAGTGTAATAACCATGACCAACAATGCAGGGAGATTTTTGGCAAAAGTGCAAGAAGTGCATCTCCTAATTGTTACAAAGAAATGAACTCACAGGGAAACAGGTTTGGCCACTGTGGCACAAATGGCACAATATACCTAAAATGTAGAATGTCAGATATATTTTGTGGGAAAGTCCAGTGTGAAAACGTGGAAAACATTCTCCATCTCCAGGCTCACTCTGTTTTGCAGAACATTTATGCCAATGGTGCCACCTGCTGGAGTACTGACCATCATTTGGGGATGGGTGTACCGGATGTTGGTGAAGTGAAAGATGGCACCACCTGTGGAGCAGGGAAGATCTGCATACACAAGAAGTGTATCAGCCTGTCTGTCCTTTCAAATGCCTGCCTTCCTGAGACCTGTAATAGGAGGGGGATCTGTAATAACAAACATCACTGCCATTGTGACTATGGGTGGTCCCTGCCTTTCTGCCTGCACAGGGGCTATGGAGGTAGTGTTGATAGTGGTCCAACATCGCcaaaaagaagagtcaatattattGAATTGTCAGTAATTTTGACTGTTTTGTCTATTTTAACTTGTCTGTTAATAGCTGGACTTTATATACTATATCATTGA